tcatactgctggaccctcttcagttcagcagcaccacgcagcttcttcatctccatgttcagtgtctcctccagctgatccagggatctcctcaaggtccctacgtatgacggaggtcggacctccaccgtggtccagtccctggtgggtggaggatccttcagggatctgaaggcctggaggaagtggaggtggtcttcaggtTGTGAGAgccgcttcacctctgagcttctattggtcagatcttctatttcctgctccagctctttgatgaggtcatcagcttgtttctctgtggatttcagtttctcttgaacagtttggttgaattcatcccggcacttttcaacacagcctatcagagcagtgaagacctgcccaccaatggctatctctctgtctgcatctttgctgctcagttccactgtgtctttgatctccttaatcttttgttttctctcctggatcatctggagaacttcagcctctatcttccccagctgggccgtccTCACTTCATactcctcctttagaggtacaacagtATGGGACCTGTGGTCAccctctgtgcagaactgacacacacatacctgttcagtctggcagaagagctccagaagtatgttgtgtttcttacacatcctgtcttccagacagTCCATAGGCTCGATCAGCCGATGTTTCTGCAGGCgagcgactctctgatgtggctccaggtgggtttggcagtaagaggtaaaacacactaggcaggacttcacggccttcagctgggtcccagtacagaagtCACAGGGAACATCTGCTTGTTCAACAAAAAgctgctcttttactcgtaCGGTTGTTCTAAACTGAGCAGCCAGCTCTGATAAGAAGGTATTGACCTGTAGATCAGGTCTTGTGTTGAAAAGCttgttgcaaacaggacatttgtactggaTCTGTTCATCCCAGAACTCTGTAATACAGGATCTGCAGtagttgtgtccacatgtggTGGAAACTGGAttgttgaacacatccagacagatggaacatgaaaagttctcttcagaccagcaagtgttagcagaggccattcctagacacagacgacaaggtttatgtattgagcaattATATATTTCTAATTCCATAATGGGAAGAGAAGTTTTAACTTTCTCAAAATTTTGCTGTTTTACTTACCTTGTTGTTAACGTCAGTCAGACTATTTGTTCCAAAATGCGTTTATTTTACTCCTGATCGAGAGAACTGCTTCCACGTCGGATGGCTTTGGTTTCTATGAATGTTAAGTTTCGTTTCTTGAACAAAacgtcctcttctctcctcccataacccctggctccgcccccacgggCACAGTTCACTGACGTCCCAACTTCCAGCATGTGTTCATGCGTTGTGGCCAGGCAGCGGTTGTGGCTGGATGGATGAGGTACATGCGGGGCCTCTGCATGAGGCCTGCTGCAGGGTTCCCTTCTTCTATATCCAGGTTTACTTTGGGGTTTGATTGGGACTTTTCAAtgtttgatttttgattttcggCTTTCCCATGCGTCACCAGTAGATGGCGGTGTTGCATTTCCCTAATCGTACAGCAATCGGTTACACAACATCAATAGACTATAAGAATATGACTTACTTAACCTTTGGTATATTTAGAGAAGACTAAACTAGACTATGACCTACTAACCCTTAGTTATACTTAGAGAAGACTAAACTAGACTATGACCTACTAACCC
The nucleotide sequence above comes from Gadus chalcogrammus isolate NIFS_2021 chromosome 4, NIFS_Gcha_1.0, whole genome shotgun sequence. Encoded proteins:
- the LOC130380747 gene encoding E3 ubiquitin-protein ligase TRIM39-like; its protein translation is MASANTCWSEENFSCSICLDVFNNPVSTTCGHNYCRSCITEFWDEQIQYKCPVCNKLFNTRPDLQVNTFLSELAAQFRTTVRVKEQLFVEQADVPCDFCTGTQLKAVKSCLVCFTSYCQTHLEPHQRVARLQKHRLIEPMDCLEDRMCKKHNILLELFCQTEQVCVCQFCTEGDHRSHTVVPLKEEYEVRTAQLGKIEAEVLQMIQERKQKIKEIKDTVELSSKDADREIAIGGQVFTALIGCVEKCRDEFNQTVQEKLKSTEKQADDLIKELEQEIEDLTNRSSEVKRLSQPEDHLHFLQAFRSLKDPPPTRDWTTVEVRPPSYVGTLRRSLDQLEETLNMEMKKLRGAAELKRVQQYEVDVTLDPDTSHPNLILSEDGKQVHDGGVVKILPDNPKRFTNYIHVLASQSFSSGRFYFEVQVKDKTKWYLGVARESIDRIGEIIMTPETGCWMLYFDKNGFFFGDNPSVRLPLRAGLQKVGVFVDYDEGLVSFYDVEARVHIYSATGCTFSEPLYPFLCPGRHDHEGNKSAPLIISPVNQTGFMEQLMLFHEG